One window of the Acidimicrobiia bacterium genome contains the following:
- the ligA gene encoding NAD-dependent DNA ligase LigA: protein MQGGNVELADRYAEMLEQLREHNYRYHTLNEAVIDDAAYDRLYRELVAFEEEHPDLVDPNSLTRRIGAPPASAFAPVVHREQMFSLDNVTSVEELDAWNDRIVAALGREPAGYSCELKIDGVAVSLTYLDGHLARGATRGDGFVGEDITANVRTIHSIPLVLRRNAPAVMEVRGEIYLPVPEFEALNRRQAEVGEAPYINPRNTAAGSIRQRDPSITASRNLAVWIYQLGHIEGGPQLTSHTEQMAWLSDLGLRVNPANRTVDGIEAVKEYIVAATEHRHDRDYETDGIVIKADQLADQREVGFTARSPRWAVAYKLPPEEKNTVLRSIEVNVGRTGAVTPYAVMEPVFVGGVTVTNATLHNEGEIHRKDVRPGDTVVVRRAGDVIPEVVGPVLAARPKGLRRWHMPKACPFCGNPIVLKDGEAKAKCTGGFACPSRLREYLYHFGSRGAMDIEGLGYKTVDALVEAGLIADPADIYTLRAEDLVDLDRFAAVSANNLISSIEASKSKPLERLVIGLGIDHVGTTVARLVSQRFRSMDAIAAASMDEIADIEGIGPEIASSIHSWFRDKDNLALIRRLGEAGVRLELPPSAASTLPQTLDGLSFVITGTLEGLTREAAKAAVIERGGKVTGSVSSKTAAVIVGDQPGSKLQKAESLGVPVIDLDGFLRLLDEGPSAIG from the coding sequence ATGCAGGGAGGGAATGTGGAACTCGCTGACCGGTACGCGGAGATGCTGGAGCAGCTCCGCGAGCACAACTACCGCTACCACACGCTGAACGAGGCGGTGATCGACGACGCAGCGTACGACCGCCTCTACCGCGAACTGGTCGCATTCGAGGAGGAACACCCAGACCTCGTCGACCCCAACAGCCTCACCCGTCGGATCGGGGCACCACCAGCGTCAGCGTTCGCGCCCGTGGTCCACCGGGAGCAGATGTTCAGTCTCGACAATGTGACGAGTGTCGAAGAGCTGGATGCGTGGAACGATCGGATCGTTGCGGCGCTCGGACGCGAGCCGGCCGGGTACTCCTGTGAGCTCAAGATCGATGGGGTCGCCGTGTCGCTCACCTACCTCGACGGGCACCTTGCACGAGGAGCGACGCGAGGTGACGGCTTTGTCGGTGAGGACATCACCGCCAATGTGCGCACGATCCATTCGATCCCTCTCGTCTTGCGACGCAACGCCCCAGCGGTTATGGAGGTACGAGGCGAGATCTACCTGCCGGTGCCGGAGTTCGAAGCGCTGAACCGCCGCCAGGCGGAAGTGGGCGAGGCGCCGTACATCAACCCACGCAACACGGCCGCAGGCTCGATACGACAAAGGGATCCATCCATCACAGCTTCGCGCAACCTCGCCGTCTGGATCTATCAGCTCGGCCACATCGAAGGGGGGCCCCAACTGACTTCCCACACCGAGCAGATGGCGTGGCTGTCCGACCTCGGGCTCCGTGTCAACCCGGCAAACCGGACGGTTGACGGAATCGAAGCCGTCAAGGAGTACATCGTCGCTGCGACCGAACACCGCCACGACCGCGACTACGAGACCGACGGCATCGTCATCAAGGCCGACCAGCTCGCGGACCAGCGCGAGGTGGGTTTCACGGCCCGATCCCCACGGTGGGCCGTGGCGTACAAGCTCCCACCGGAAGAGAAAAACACCGTGTTACGGTCGATCGAAGTCAATGTCGGGCGGACGGGCGCCGTCACCCCCTACGCCGTCATGGAGCCCGTCTTCGTCGGTGGTGTGACGGTCACGAATGCCACCTTGCACAACGAAGGCGAGATCCACCGCAAGGATGTTCGACCCGGCGACACGGTCGTCGTTCGACGAGCCGGGGATGTGATACCCGAAGTCGTGGGTCCGGTCCTCGCTGCACGACCGAAGGGCCTCCGTCGGTGGCACATGCCGAAGGCGTGCCCGTTCTGCGGCAACCCGATCGTTCTCAAGGACGGGGAGGCGAAGGCCAAGTGCACCGGCGGATTCGCGTGCCCGAGCCGGTTGCGTGAGTATCTCTACCACTTCGGATCCCGAGGGGCCATGGACATCGAGGGACTCGGGTACAAGACGGTCGATGCCCTCGTCGAAGCAGGCCTCATCGCGGATCCTGCCGACATCTACACGCTGCGTGCCGAGGATCTCGTCGACCTGGATCGTTTCGCGGCCGTGTCGGCGAACAACCTGATCTCATCGATCGAAGCATCCAAGTCGAAGCCTCTCGAGCGTCTTGTGATCGGGCTCGGAATCGACCATGTGGGAACCACCGTTGCTCGGCTCGTTTCGCAGCGGTTCCGGTCCATGGATGCCATCGCTGCGGCATCCATGGACGAGATCGCGGACATCGAGGGAATCGGGCCAGAGATCGCGTCTTCGATCCACTCGTGGTTCCGCGACAAGGACAACCTGGCCCTGATCAGGCGGCTTGGGGAGGCAGGTGTCCGCCTCGAACTGCCGCCGTCTGCGGCTTCCACACTTCCCCAGACGCTCGATGGGCTCTCGTTCGTGATCACCGGCACATTGGAAGGGTTGACGCGCGAAGCGGCGAAGGCGGCGGTGATCGAACGGGGCGGCAAGGTCACCGGGTCGGTCTCGTCGAAGACCGCTGCGGTGATCGTCGGCGATCAGCCCGGTTCCAAGCTCCAGAAGGCGGAATCGCTCGGTGTGCCGGTGATTGATCTCGACGGGTTCCTGCGACTGCTCGACGAGGGCCCTTCGGCGATCGGCTGA
- a CDS encoding aminotransferase class I/II-fold pyridoxal phosphate-dependent enzyme, whose protein sequence is MHLNPALRELGSYPIATIQQRAIDRREAGLPIIDFSIGDPREPTPEFIKDALHRAVPEISQYPTSAGTIALREAVADWVERRFSVTVDPASQVIPTSGSKEAIFNAHFAFVDRGRGDTVVFPSPGYPVYERGASFSGAATHRVILTDDFVMRAGDIPPEVWGRARIVWICSPHNPTGSVTSRTDLGALHDMCRNHGTLLLSDECYADIYEEEVFPQGPASVLQVADPDLGGVLAFFSLSKRSGMTGYRSGAVVGDAEAIAALKSLRSTTGTAPAGFVQAAAVAAWSDDDHVAERRGIFTKKRRLLERAFDELGLEVVASRAGLYLWVSVGDDLAVTEQLLGHGVVVSPGRFFGTGGEGYIRLAMVPTLEECDRAADALIAALASHPEDP, encoded by the coding sequence ATGCACCTGAATCCGGCGCTGCGCGAGCTCGGCTCCTACCCGATCGCTACGATCCAGCAGCGTGCGATCGACCGTCGCGAGGCCGGTCTTCCGATCATCGACTTCTCGATCGGGGATCCTCGCGAACCGACCCCGGAGTTCATCAAGGATGCCCTGCACCGGGCCGTCCCCGAGATCTCCCAGTATCCGACCTCGGCGGGAACGATTGCCCTGCGCGAAGCGGTCGCCGATTGGGTGGAGCGGCGGTTCTCGGTGACAGTGGACCCGGCGAGCCAGGTGATCCCGACTTCGGGCTCGAAAGAAGCGATCTTCAACGCGCATTTCGCATTCGTGGATCGTGGCCGGGGGGACACGGTCGTCTTTCCGAGCCCTGGTTACCCCGTCTACGAGCGTGGTGCCTCGTTCTCAGGGGCCGCGACGCATCGGGTGATACTCACCGACGACTTTGTCATGAGAGCGGGCGACATACCACCCGAGGTTTGGGGCCGCGCCCGGATCGTGTGGATCTGCTCTCCGCACAATCCGACCGGTTCGGTCACGAGCCGCACCGATCTCGGGGCGCTCCACGACATGTGTCGGAATCATGGGACCTTGTTACTTTCCGACGAGTGCTACGCCGACATCTACGAAGAGGAAGTGTTCCCACAGGGCCCCGCATCGGTCCTCCAGGTCGCGGACCCCGATCTCGGTGGTGTCCTCGCGTTCTTCTCGCTTTCCAAGCGATCCGGCATGACGGGGTACCGGTCAGGCGCCGTCGTCGGGGACGCCGAGGCCATCGCAGCCTTGAAATCGTTGAGATCGACGACCGGCACCGCCCCTGCTGGATTCGTGCAAGCCGCAGCGGTTGCTGCATGGTCCGATGACGACCATGTTGCAGAACGACGGGGAATCTTCACGAAGAAACGCCGACTCCTCGAGCGGGCATTCGACGAGCTCGGTTTGGAGGTGGTGGCGTCGAGGGCAGGTTTGTACCTGTGGGTATCGGTTGGCGACGACCTCGCAGTCACCGAGCAGCTCCTCGGTCATGGCGTCGTTGTGTCACCCGGCCGGTTCTTCGGCACCGGCGGTGAAGGTTACATTCGCCTCGCAATGGTCCCGACCCTGGAAGAATGCGACCGGGCCGCAGATGCACTGATAGCTGCGCTCGCCAGCCACCCGGAGGACCCATGA
- a CDS encoding 2,3,4,5-tetrahydropyridine-2,6-dicarboxylate N-succinyltransferase, producing the protein MTRQEQITAAYAGEMSLQAAADAVEATIGQLDAGEIRVAEKVDGSWVVHQWIKQAIMLYFRLAPMATTTSGPFEYHDKIPTKTGFADAGIRVVPPGTVRYGAFCEPGVVVMPGYVNIGARVGAGSMVDTWATVGSCAQIGRDVHLSGGVGIGGVLEPVAARPVIVEDGAFIGSRSIIVEGTVIGERAVIAANTTITSSTPIIDVTGSEPVEMRGAVPANSVVVPGTRSKEFPAGTYDLQCALIIGERSSSTDEKTSLNEALRTFEVQV; encoded by the coding sequence ATGACGCGCCAGGAGCAGATCACTGCCGCATATGCAGGTGAAATGAGCCTCCAAGCCGCTGCCGATGCCGTCGAAGCCACGATCGGTCAGCTCGACGCGGGGGAGATCAGGGTGGCGGAGAAGGTCGACGGATCCTGGGTGGTTCATCAGTGGATCAAACAAGCGATCATGCTGTACTTCCGGCTCGCACCGATGGCGACCACAACCTCTGGCCCTTTCGAGTACCACGACAAGATCCCAACCAAGACCGGATTCGCAGACGCAGGGATCCGAGTTGTTCCTCCCGGAACCGTGCGCTACGGGGCATTCTGCGAGCCCGGTGTGGTCGTCATGCCCGGTTATGTCAACATTGGTGCTCGCGTCGGTGCGGGTTCGATGGTCGACACCTGGGCGACGGTGGGATCCTGCGCCCAGATCGGTCGGGATGTGCATCTGTCGGGAGGTGTCGGTATCGGCGGTGTGCTCGAGCCGGTTGCGGCACGCCCAGTCATCGTCGAGGACGGCGCGTTCATCGGGTCGCGGAGCATCATCGTGGAAGGGACGGTCATCGGGGAGCGTGCCGTGATCGCCGCGAACACGACGATCACATCGTCGACCCCGATCATCGATGTCACCGGATCCGAACCCGTGGAGATGCGCGGCGCCGTGCCTGCCAACTCGGTTGTTGTGCCCGGCACCAGATCGAAGGAGTTCCCTGCGGGGACCTACGACCTCCAGTGTGCCTTGATCATTGGGGAGCGTTCGTCCTCCACGGACGAAAAGACATCACTCAACGAGGCGCTGCGCACCTTCGAGGTTCAGGTGTGA
- the dapE gene encoding succinyl-diaminopimelate desuccinylase produces the protein MTLLDTLVELINIPSVTGDEDEICSWIESRFDGHLPTTRIGNSIIVGSSTDRAFHALYGHLDTVPVQGDPKARVDGDRLVGLGVSDMKAGIAVMVGLLEDPTVLSSDADLVCVFYDKEEGPAADNGLEAVLEANPWLVDASLSVVMEPTDLNLELGCNGVLNADIVFVGSAAHAARPWLGTNAVTRSGDWLAKMHRMEPVPVEIDGLVFREVFTVTQAHGGIANNVIPSEFTINLNHRFPPVYTLEEAEERLRRVASDADRVLIKDRAPAGTVDADNPALRRLEAIVGGGRVAKQAWTDVARLTARGASAVNYGPGEVAQAHQVGESMRIENLAVAYDAMRAFLTG, from the coding sequence GTGACCCTCCTCGACACGCTCGTCGAACTCATCAACATTCCGTCGGTGACCGGTGACGAAGACGAGATCTGCTCGTGGATCGAGTCGCGATTCGACGGGCACCTCCCAACAACACGAATCGGCAACTCCATCATTGTGGGATCGAGCACCGACCGGGCGTTCCACGCGCTCTATGGGCATCTCGATACGGTCCCGGTGCAGGGCGACCCCAAAGCCCGCGTTGACGGTGACCGGCTCGTCGGTCTCGGTGTCAGCGACATGAAGGCGGGCATCGCTGTCATGGTCGGCCTGCTGGAGGACCCCACGGTGCTATCGAGTGATGCCGATCTCGTGTGTGTGTTCTACGACAAGGAGGAAGGGCCTGCGGCGGACAACGGTCTCGAGGCGGTCCTTGAGGCCAATCCGTGGCTGGTGGATGCTTCCCTTTCGGTCGTGATGGAACCGACCGATCTCAACCTCGAGCTCGGATGCAACGGAGTGCTCAACGCCGATATTGTCTTTGTCGGTTCTGCGGCTCATGCAGCCCGTCCGTGGCTCGGCACGAACGCGGTCACCCGCAGCGGGGATTGGCTTGCGAAGATGCACCGTATGGAGCCGGTGCCGGTCGAGATCGACGGGCTCGTCTTCCGCGAGGTGTTCACCGTCACGCAGGCACACGGAGGCATCGCGAACAATGTGATCCCATCGGAATTCACCATCAACCTCAACCATCGGTTCCCTCCGGTCTACACACTCGAAGAGGCCGAAGAGCGACTCCGCCGCGTTGCATCGGACGCGGACAGGGTTCTCATCAAGGACAGGGCACCCGCGGGAACCGTCGACGCCGACAATCCGGCGCTGCGTCGTCTCGAGGCGATCGTCGGCGGTGGCCGCGTCGCGAAACAGGCATGGACCGATGTCGCCCGCCTCACCGCGAGGGGTGCAAGTGCCGTCAACTATGGGCCGGGCGAAGTAGCGCAGGCTCATCAGGTCGGCGAATCCATGCGGATCGAGAACCTTGCAGTCGCCTACGACGCGATGAGGGCCTTCCTCACTGGATAG
- the gatC gene encoding Asp-tRNA(Asn)/Glu-tRNA(Gln) amidotransferase subunit GatC encodes MPVEIDIAKVASLARIELSDEELAAYGAQLEDILDHAARVQRLPTDGVEPTSHPLPLVNGFRPDELDTCLDRDTFLSQAPDSLEGQFRVPRIL; translated from the coding sequence ATGCCGGTTGAGATCGACATTGCAAAGGTTGCCTCCCTCGCTCGGATCGAGCTGAGCGATGAGGAGCTCGCCGCGTACGGAGCACAGCTCGAAGACATCCTTGACCACGCCGCGAGGGTCCAGCGTCTTCCGACCGACGGAGTCGAGCCGACCTCACATCCCCTCCCGCTCGTCAACGGGTTCCGACCCGACGAGCTTGACACCTGCCTCGATCGTGACACTTTCCTTTCGCAGGCCCCAGACAGCCTCGAGGGACAGTTCCGAGTACCGCGCATTCTCTGA
- the gatA gene encoding Asp-tRNA(Asn)/Glu-tRNA(Gln) amidotransferase subunit GatA: MTDLADLTIAEVGLGLRSGDFSSVELLDAVARRATMTEAQLHAYLLLDTAGAARAAEDADAAFRDGVDRGPLQGIPLAVKDNMCTEGVETTASSQILAGWIPPYDATVVRRLKEAGSVIVGKTNLDEFAMGSSTENSAFGETRNPWNPDRVPGGSSGGSAATVAAGSAFGSLGSDTGGSIRQPAALCGVVGMKPTYGLVSRYGLIAFASSLDQIGPFARSVADAATILEAIAGWDRYDATSIDAPVPDLSGSLGAGVDGLRIGLVTDLMGEGIDPQVRAAVAETAKRLEAEGAEVVEVSLPSTEYALSAYYLIAPAECSSNLARFDGVRYGHRADVGGTSGDMMSRTRAEGFGPEVIRRVLLGTYALSAGYYDAFYGQAQRVRTLVRRDFEAAYEQVDALISPTSPTTAFRVGERAADPIEMYYSDICTIPSNLAGDPAISLPIGLDDAGLPIGFQVMAPALGEEMMFRIAGAVESMVAFTERAPLATSEVTEP; encoded by the coding sequence ATGACCGATCTCGCAGATCTCACCATTGCCGAGGTAGGCCTCGGGTTGCGATCAGGGGACTTTTCGTCCGTCGAGCTACTCGATGCCGTGGCGCGGCGCGCAACGATGACCGAGGCACAGCTGCACGCCTACCTCCTCCTCGACACCGCGGGAGCTGCACGAGCCGCAGAGGACGCCGACGCGGCATTCCGCGATGGGGTCGATCGGGGCCCGCTCCAAGGGATTCCACTCGCCGTCAAGGACAACATGTGCACCGAAGGCGTCGAGACGACCGCGTCGTCACAGATCCTTGCTGGCTGGATACCCCCATACGACGCAACGGTCGTGCGCCGACTCAAAGAAGCGGGCTCGGTGATCGTGGGCAAGACCAACCTCGACGAGTTCGCCATGGGATCATCCACCGAAAACTCTGCGTTCGGTGAGACCCGCAACCCGTGGAATCCGGACCGCGTGCCGGGTGGGTCTTCGGGCGGGTCGGCAGCGACGGTCGCCGCCGGGTCAGCGTTCGGATCGCTCGGATCGGACACGGGAGGCTCGATTCGTCAGCCGGCAGCACTGTGTGGCGTCGTCGGCATGAAGCCGACCTATGGGCTCGTTTCTCGCTACGGCCTGATCGCCTTTGCTTCATCCCTCGACCAGATCGGGCCTTTTGCTCGGTCCGTTGCCGATGCTGCGACGATCCTTGAAGCGATCGCGGGGTGGGACCGATACGACGCGACGAGCATCGACGCACCCGTACCGGACCTCTCCGGCTCGCTCGGTGCGGGGGTCGACGGCCTGAGGATCGGCCTCGTGACCGATCTGATGGGGGAGGGCATCGACCCCCAGGTGCGCGCGGCGGTTGCGGAGACGGCGAAGCGGTTGGAAGCAGAAGGCGCAGAGGTCGTCGAAGTCTCGTTGCCGAGCACCGAATACGCCCTGTCCGCGTACTACCTCATCGCTCCCGCCGAGTGCTCATCGAACCTCGCCCGTTTCGACGGGGTTCGATACGGGCACCGTGCCGATGTCGGAGGTACCTCCGGAGACATGATGTCCCGAACGCGGGCGGAGGGATTCGGGCCGGAGGTCATCCGGCGTGTCCTTCTGGGAACCTATGCCCTTTCGGCCGGGTACTACGACGCCTTCTACGGCCAGGCACAGCGAGTTCGCACCCTCGTGCGGCGAGACTTCGAAGCTGCCTACGAGCAGGTGGATGCCTTGATATCGCCAACCAGCCCGACGACGGCCTTCCGGGTCGGTGAAAGGGCAGCCGATCCGATCGAGATGTACTACTCGGACATCTGCACGATTCCGTCGAACCTCGCAGGCGATCCTGCGATCTCGCTTCCGATCGGCCTCGACGATGCCGGTCTTCCGATCGGCTTCCAAGTGATGGCGCCTGCCCTCGGCGAGGAGATGATGTTCCGGATCGCTGGCGCGGTCGAGTCGATGGTCGCCTTCACCGAGCGCGCCCCGCTCGCGACATCGGAGGTCACGGAGCCATGA
- the gatB gene encoding Asp-tRNA(Asn)/Glu-tRNA(Gln) amidotransferase subunit GatB: MTSQLAVHWEPVIGLETHVELSTVSKMFCGCPASIPEEPNTACCPVCLALPGALPVPNQQAIEGIIAIGTALGCTINESSLFYRKNYFYPDLPKNYQISQYTFPVCESGSLTVAADGEATQIGITRVHMEEDTGKSTHIGEGGGRIHDADYTLLDFNRAGVPLVEIVTEPDIRSPDQARACAAELQRIVIALGVSDARLEAGSMRFDANVSVRPVGSSAFGTRTETKNVNSLRSLQRAITFEVDRQIALLEAGGFVEQETRHWNEDMGVTTSMRTKEESEDYRYFQDPDLLPLEVSRAWRDKVAAELPELPAQVRARFRAAGADGGMAEILADSVSASRLFTDAIAAGAPGRVVGNWLTGEAIAWSRREDTELESSQLTADHLVELAAMVQDGRLSATAAKEILVAALEGEGAPGEIAEARDLLQVSDRNAIMDAIESVIAGNADAAAKIKAGDDKPIGFLMGQVMRHMGGKADPTVVRELLISRTKGA, translated from the coding sequence ATGACTTCCCAACTCGCGGTGCATTGGGAGCCGGTCATCGGGTTGGAGACCCATGTCGAGCTCTCCACCGTCTCGAAGATGTTCTGCGGCTGCCCCGCTTCGATTCCGGAAGAACCGAACACCGCATGCTGCCCGGTGTGTCTCGCCCTGCCCGGCGCCCTCCCGGTACCGAACCAGCAGGCGATCGAAGGCATCATCGCGATCGGGACGGCGCTGGGATGCACGATCAACGAGTCTTCGCTCTTCTACCGAAAGAACTATTTCTATCCGGACCTGCCGAAGAACTACCAGATCAGTCAGTACACCTTCCCCGTGTGTGAATCGGGCAGCCTGACGGTGGCCGCTGACGGGGAGGCCACCCAGATCGGGATCACCCGCGTCCACATGGAGGAGGACACCGGGAAGAGCACCCACATCGGTGAAGGGGGCGGGCGCATCCACGACGCCGATTACACCCTGCTCGACTTCAACCGCGCAGGGGTGCCGCTCGTCGAGATCGTCACCGAACCGGACATCCGATCGCCTGACCAGGCGCGGGCTTGTGCGGCGGAACTCCAGCGCATCGTGATCGCCCTCGGTGTCTCGGATGCACGGCTTGAGGCGGGCTCGATGCGGTTCGACGCCAATGTATCGGTTCGGCCCGTCGGCAGCAGCGCCTTCGGCACGCGAACCGAAACCAAGAATGTGAACTCGCTTCGATCCCTTCAGCGCGCCATCACATTCGAGGTTGATCGACAGATCGCGCTGTTGGAGGCGGGCGGGTTTGTTGAGCAGGAGACCCGACATTGGAACGAGGACATGGGTGTCACGACCTCGATGCGAACCAAGGAGGAATCCGAGGACTATCGGTATTTTCAGGATCCGGATCTGCTGCCGCTCGAGGTGTCTCGCGCGTGGAGGGACAAGGTTGCAGCCGAACTTCCCGAATTGCCAGCGCAAGTCCGCGCACGCTTTCGGGCCGCAGGAGCCGATGGGGGGATGGCCGAGATTCTCGCAGACAGCGTCAGTGCTTCGCGACTGTTCACCGATGCAATCGCAGCCGGAGCACCCGGGCGCGTCGTCGGAAACTGGCTCACCGGCGAGGCAATTGCGTGGTCCCGCCGCGAAGACACGGAACTCGAATCGTCCCAGCTCACCGCCGACCATCTCGTCGAGCTCGCTGCCATGGTTCAAGACGGCAGGTTGTCGGCGACCGCGGCGAAGGAGATTCTCGTGGCTGCGCTCGAAGGCGAGGGTGCACCCGGCGAGATTGCCGAGGCAAGAGATCTCCTCCAGGTCTCCGACCGGAATGCCATCATGGACGCCATCGAATCCGTGATTGCGGGCAACGCCGACGCCGCTGCCAAGATCAAGGCAGGAGACGACAAACCGATCGGGTTTCTGATGGGCCAGGTGATGCGCCACATGGGCGGGAAAGCCGATCCAACGGTCGTGCGAGAGCTGCTCATCTCTCGCACCAAAGGAGCGTGA
- the serA gene encoding phosphoglycerate dehydrogenase, translating to MGEGDSHPPPRRRVVVAEAIADAGIEALAVECDVVDRVGADRSEILASLADASALIVRSATMVDREMIEAAPSLEVVGRAGIGVDNIDLDAATEHGVLVVNAPNANTISAAEHTMALILAQARHVPEADQSLRAGRWDRGRFQGMELHGKTLGVLGLGKIGTLVAQRASSFGMHIIAYDPYVSADRARRLGVELLPIEEVFARADVLTIHMPKTSETENIINRDSIALMRDGVRIINVARGGIVNEADLADAVISGKVGGAAVDVFDTEPATDSPLFAIPQVTVTPHLGASTKEAQDKAGVAVCHAVAEALAGHLVLSAVNLDLGASVSSEVKPFLSLAEQLGRLFVVQAKGLPRELTVTARGHLAEEPVRPLALSALKGALAGSTEETVSYVNAPLIAAARGMAVHEEAQPDADDYRSMIKLTGVVDGQPRTVAGTHMSRKGPVLVGVDGYAIEVPLTNHMLLVRNDDSPGCIGRVGTYLGNIDHNIADMVVGRAPDGAGAMMAIALERALDPEHVERIMGLDGITAVRYIDLP from the coding sequence ATGGGCGAAGGTGACAGCCACCCACCCCCCAGACGACGAGTTGTCGTCGCCGAAGCCATCGCCGATGCCGGTATCGAGGCGCTTGCGGTCGAGTGCGATGTCGTCGACCGGGTCGGTGCGGACCGCTCAGAGATCCTGGCCTCCCTCGCTGACGCTTCTGCGCTGATTGTCCGGTCTGCGACCATGGTCGATCGAGAGATGATCGAGGCGGCGCCTTCCCTCGAGGTCGTGGGTCGAGCAGGGATCGGCGTCGACAACATCGATCTCGATGCCGCAACCGAACATGGCGTGTTGGTCGTGAACGCGCCGAACGCCAACACGATCTCCGCGGCGGAGCACACGATGGCGCTGATTCTTGCGCAGGCGCGTCATGTCCCGGAAGCTGACCAGAGCCTCCGCGCGGGCCGATGGGATCGGGGCCGTTTCCAGGGGATGGAACTGCACGGAAAGACACTCGGCGTTCTCGGCCTCGGCAAGATCGGCACGCTGGTCGCCCAACGCGCCTCGTCGTTCGGTATGCACATCATTGCCTATGACCCGTATGTCTCGGCAGATCGGGCCCGCCGACTCGGGGTGGAGTTGTTGCCGATCGAGGAAGTCTTCGCTCGAGCCGATGTGTTGACCATCCACATGCCAAAGACCTCCGAGACGGAGAACATCATCAATCGCGACTCGATTGCGTTGATGCGTGACGGGGTACGGATCATCAATGTCGCTCGAGGCGGCATCGTCAACGAGGCCGACCTCGCCGACGCCGTGATCTCCGGAAAGGTCGGCGGTGCCGCTGTCGATGTGTTCGACACCGAGCCGGCGACCGACAGCCCCCTATTCGCCATCCCACAGGTCACGGTCACTCCGCATCTCGGAGCAAGCACGAAAGAGGCCCAGGACAAGGCCGGTGTCGCCGTGTGCCATGCCGTTGCCGAGGCTCTTGCGGGCCATCTGGTGCTGTCCGCCGTCAACCTCGACCTCGGCGCCAGCGTCTCGAGCGAGGTGAAGCCATTCCTCTCGCTCGCTGAGCAACTTGGTCGCCTCTTCGTGGTCCAAGCGAAGGGGCTCCCACGGGAACTCACCGTGACGGCGCGGGGCCATCTCGCCGAGGAACCGGTCAGGCCCCTCGCCCTGTCTGCACTCAAAGGGGCCCTCGCGGGTTCGACCGAAGAGACGGTCTCGTATGTGAACGCACCACTCATCGCGGCCGCACGGGGCATGGCCGTCCATGAGGAGGCCCAGCCCGACGCAGACGACTATCGATCGATGATCAAGCTGACCGGTGTCGTCGACGGTCAGCCCCGCACGGTCGCCGGCACGCACATGTCCAGAAAGGGGCCCGTTCTCGTCGGCGTGGACGGCTACGCCATCGAAGTCCCGCTCACCAACCACATGCTTCTGGTGCGCAACGACGACTCACCGGGTTGCATCGGCCGCGTCGGCACCTATCTCGGCAACATCGATCACAATATTGCGGACATGGTGGTCGGGAGGGCGCCTGACGGCGCCGGGGCAATGATGGCGATCGCCCTCGAACGCGCGCTCGACCCCGAGCATGTCGAACGCATCATGGGGCTCGACGGCATCACGGCTGTCCGGTACATCGACCTGCCCTGA